One window of the Synechococcus sp. CC9311 genome contains the following:
- a CDS encoding NAD(P)-binding protein produces MTLLGDSQHLDVDLAVIGAGLGGTGLAAALRQRGFDGSILLLEAGRGPGGRAATRRRRDDLLWRLDHGAPCFSFSQPPQGSLAELWNPLLDQGIVQPDLGLVVGLSETGCLVDPPQHPLLQGPRFRGVPTMSSVPEAFLRAAGSKTQGAFGERISSLRRENGWWCFSGRRRARSLVVTGNLLAHPRSLAMLGWPDVPLRSAVPLYVDPLLDAALAQISEMDASVRWNLMLELPRCTDHLPRQIWLTSDAQERFGIERIVLHRQRDRRLGLVAHGKDDGSPITPASQPGLLLEQESRQRKALTQLLRPWPELAQALPLARSLGVMRWGASQPLDYPLPKSLQWCELSSVGFCGDWIAGPGFGMAEGALQSAADLADQLV; encoded by the coding sequence ATGACCTTATTGGGTGATTCTCAGCACTTAGACGTTGATCTTGCTGTGATCGGAGCGGGTCTTGGCGGCACAGGTCTTGCTGCCGCGCTTCGCCAACGCGGTTTTGACGGCTCAATATTGCTACTAGAGGCTGGTCGAGGTCCGGGTGGTCGAGCGGCGACGAGGCGTCGACGTGATGACCTGCTCTGGCGCCTTGACCATGGAGCTCCTTGTTTCAGCTTCAGTCAACCACCGCAGGGCTCTCTTGCTGAACTGTGGAATCCTCTTCTGGATCAAGGGATTGTTCAGCCCGATCTAGGACTTGTGGTTGGGCTGAGTGAGACGGGTTGTCTTGTTGACCCACCTCAGCATCCACTGCTCCAGGGTCCGCGTTTTCGTGGTGTGCCAACCATGTCGTCCGTGCCGGAAGCTTTCCTGCGGGCTGCTGGTTCTAAAACCCAAGGGGCGTTTGGAGAACGAATCTCTAGCTTGCGCAGAGAGAACGGATGGTGGTGTTTCTCAGGTCGACGACGGGCGCGCTCTTTGGTGGTCACAGGCAATCTTCTCGCTCATCCTCGCTCTCTAGCGATGTTGGGTTGGCCCGATGTTCCATTGCGCTCGGCAGTTCCGCTGTATGTCGATCCCTTATTGGACGCTGCACTCGCGCAAATATCTGAGATGGATGCATCGGTGCGCTGGAATTTGATGCTCGAATTACCTCGCTGTACCGACCATCTTCCTAGGCAAATTTGGTTGACATCTGATGCCCAAGAAAGGTTTGGCATCGAACGGATTGTTCTCCATCGTCAGCGCGATCGAAGGCTGGGTTTAGTCGCCCACGGTAAAGACGACGGATCCCCGATCACGCCAGCTAGCCAACCAGGTTTGTTGTTGGAGCAGGAATCACGTCAACGTAAGGCTCTAACTCAATTATTGAGGCCTTGGCCCGAATTAGCTCAGGCACTTCCCTTGGCCCGTTCCTTGGGGGTGATGCGCTGGGGAGCATCTCAGCCTCTGGATTACCCTCTCCCCAAGTCCCTTCAATGGTGCGAGCTCAGCTCGGTTGGCTTTTGTGGAGATTGGATCGCCGGCCCAGGCTTTGGCATGGCTGAAGGAGCTCTGCAAAGTGCGGCTGATTTAGCCGACCAACTGGTCTGA
- a CDS encoding bestrophin family ion channel, with translation MLVKRKGGRTMSKRIFKNAMPIKSGPYGDPPRTARRDYFVVLLLLLWRMRYDLLLLAAIGTLILTETVPTNWQQSGSLVSIMGITVSIFIGFRNTQAIGRWWEARQLWGKIVNQSRNWTDTLASLLPEEELMSTQGRNLVRYQVAMVWQLNFQLRNFYHHDLRCFQDYLLENLGMKPSTTLRQLGQARAVAVRELYENKKINARGREQLMNIANATVDAIGGLERIRNTPLPASYDVFVRMLSWIFGFQLLLNFKMDGTSFVGSITGILLFLGFLMAERIGAYVEGPFDEDGSTFALPLNAICLTISRDLLGNESDSCLHHFSKDPVRWT, from the coding sequence ATGCTTGTGAAGCGCAAAGGTGGCAGAACGATGTCAAAGCGAATCTTCAAAAACGCCATGCCCATTAAGTCTGGGCCTTACGGCGATCCACCGCGCACAGCGCGTCGGGACTACTTCGTTGTTTTGTTGCTGTTGCTGTGGCGTATGCGCTACGACCTCTTGCTGTTAGCAGCAATTGGCACTCTAATCTTGACCGAAACAGTGCCTACAAATTGGCAACAAAGCGGCAGCTTAGTTTCAATTATGGGAATCACGGTTTCAATCTTTATAGGCTTTAGAAATACTCAGGCCATTGGCCGCTGGTGGGAAGCACGACAATTATGGGGCAAAATCGTTAACCAAAGCCGCAACTGGACAGACACTCTGGCAAGCCTCCTCCCAGAAGAAGAGTTAATGAGTACACAAGGACGAAATCTAGTGCGTTATCAAGTTGCGATGGTATGGCAGCTTAACTTTCAGTTGAGAAATTTTTACCATCACGATCTCAGATGTTTTCAAGACTACCTCCTGGAAAATCTAGGAATGAAGCCAAGCACCACTCTCAGGCAATTAGGGCAGGCCAGGGCAGTTGCTGTTCGTGAATTATATGAGAATAAAAAAATTAATGCTCGTGGCCGAGAGCAATTAATGAATATTGCAAACGCCACTGTTGATGCAATTGGCGGTCTAGAGAGAATTAGAAACACACCCTTGCCGGCAAGTTACGACGTATTTGTCCGCATGCTCAGCTGGATTTTCGGTTTTCAACTTTTGTTGAACTTCAAGATGGATGGCACATCCTTTGTCGGAAGCATCACAGGGATCTTGCTATTCCTAGGCTTTTTAATGGCAGAGCGTATTGGTGCCTACGTTGAGGGACCATTTGACGAAGATGGAAGCACATTTGCATTGCCTCTCAATGCAATCTGTCTGACAATTAGCCGAGACTTACTTGGAAATGAATCCGATTCATGTCTCCACCACTTTTCCAAAGATCCTGTTCGTTGGACATAG